Within Paenibacillus albicereus, the genomic segment TCCTTTTTCTCTACTATCAGTGTACGTTTTGCCCGTGAGCGATTTGTGAGGATTAGATTACAAAAGACGACGGCATTCTTAACGGTTTCTTCACGAAAGAGCTCCGGGGCCGCCAGCAGGCGGCGTGCTCAAAATGAACTGCAACGTAAAGGCCCCGTTGCTTGATCGGTCCGCGACCTGATCCCGGGCTTGAAGATCGTTAAAATGCCACCATTCCGAAGCAAGCGGGGTCAATCCCGCTTCCGTGCAGTATCGCTGCAGCAGCATGGCCCCTTCGCTCATGGAAGACGAATAGGTCGCCTTTTTCCATGCCGTTTCCGATTTGGAATCGACGCCTGCGGTAAAGACCGCTGAAGCACGGCTTAATTCATGGATGGGAGAGGGCATCTCGTACTCCTCATAGCCCTGGATTTCCGTTCCGGCAAAGGAGCCGTAGGCCCGTTCCAGCCTCGTCTCCCACTTCACCAGACTGAGATCGATCCCATAGCCCATCTGGTGATTGGATACCCCGTTGACAATGAACCAGCGAATGCTCCACGGAGGCGTGTTGATGCCGGCTTTTACCAAAGGATCGCGAGCGGCTAGCGCGGTTAAACTGTCTACGACCGCGACCTGCACCTGATAAGGCCTGAACCCTTCGTATATTTTCAGGGAATTCCCCTCTGCAAGGGCCTTTTGTTGAGCTTGATGGATTTTTTTGGACATGGAATACAGGACCGGGACAATGTATTCGGTTCGGGATAGCCGTGCGTTGTACGTTTTCCCCGGATACAGAGCTTGGTCGGTAATATCCGGCAGGGATTTTCCCGATGATTTGAATTTAGCCGCATATGTATTGGTATTGTCATAAACGATCGAAGGAATAACATCGGGCAAATTAATAAAACTGTACCGGTGCAGCAACCAGCCGGTCTTGCCGTCTTCGCTGCTGACTCTCCACCATTCCCCGTTCTCTTCCAGAATCAAGAACGCCGTGCCTGGCTCCAAGCTGCCTGCCGGGGAAGAAGCCGCATCCGCTGCGGAGGTCAAGGCAAGCTTCACCGGCGCAAACCCTGTCGCTCCCTCTACGGGCAGCTCGAGCTCTCCGTTATCGTATTGCAAAAGAGGCGCATCAGGCGTCGGTTCGTAGGGAATGGCAGGCGTCGCCTCGGAGGGAACGGCAGGCGGCGGATCATTCGTCTCGCCGGCAACGCAGGCTGTGGTCAAAGCCAGCAGCAAGCCGCACCATGCTGCTGCCGAGCCAAGCTTCATCCTTGTTGTACGCGTGGACATAGAGCCCCTCCCTTCTCACCCATTCCAAATCCATTGGTACAGCACATATAAAACCAACAAGTGGAGGGGATAGAACACATAGAACCCCCATTTCATCAGCGGGGATCGTTTACCCGGCTTTCCGTTGTACAGATAGAAAATCGGAATGGCCATCCATATGCCAAAGCGGAACGAAGCATCCAGCCCCATGCTCATTAGGCCCGGAACAATATAAAAAACCGTTCCGATGGCGGCGAAGCTCAGCATTTGAAGCGTCTGGTTGCCTCGGAAGAGACCAAAAGCCACGATCCATAACACCGCGATGAAATTCCAATCGGCTGTCCACGCAAGCAAGCAGCAAAGGGCGAGCAGCGGCAGCTTGACAAGCAGGTGCATGGAGTCGTTTTTGCAAACGGATAACGCGATCAGGCCCATCAAGAGACTCCACATCACGCTTGTTGCCTGCCACCATTCAAGCCCGAAGAACCAGACGAACGGGAAGTGGGAGAGGAGCGCGAACCATAAAAGCCGCTTTGCGTATTTCCTCCGATTTGAAGTGTAGAAATATCCCTCAGCCAGAAGATAGCACATGATCGGCGCGGCCAAGCGTCCGATCGAATGGACGACGATGTCGGCTGTCGTGCCCTTCGGAATGAGATAAAACGAAGCGTGGTCCACGAACATCGCCAAAATGGCGATCAGCTTCAAGGCCGTGGAGTTTAATCTGAATCGTTCTGCTACCAGCATTTTCGAGCCCCATTTCACCTGTAATTCCTTGCCGTTCTCAAGCAATTTTTGCCCTATCCCTCTAGCGTACGGAAAATGTTTGATGTTTTCGTGATGAAAAGATCACAGTTCAAGGAGACGGCAGCGGAAGCGGCCGAATGGGAAAAGACCGGACAACGATGGTCCGGTCTTCCGTCAGCGGTCTCTGCGCCGTTATCGAATATAATGATCGATGGCCTTGTTCAGGTCCTCCAGCGTTTTCTTTTCATTCCCGTTATGGACCGCGTGAACCACGCAGCTCTCCAAATGATCCTTGAGCAGAAGCTTCGCTGCGCTATCCAGCGCCTTTCGAATGGCCGCGATCTGGAGGAGGACGTCGGAGCAATCCCGTCCCTCCAGCGTCATTTCCTTTACGGAGCGAACATGCCCTTCGATCCGGGCCAGTCGGTTGCCGATTTGCTTTCTATGCTTGTGCTCATGGTCATGCGATGGATTGCGGATGCTGCGCTGCTCATGATCTTCCACATTCATGTCGGCCGTCGTCATTTCCTATCCCCCCATGGACGAGATTGCAAATGCTCCTCTAAGTATCCCAAGACAAGCCGCAAGAAGCAAGGCAGTCGGAACGCTTGAACTGTTCCCGTCCAAACCCAGCGCATGAGCGGCGTATATTGCAAGATCCCCCCTGGGGGGATATAATTCATTTTATATTCTACCCTGCAGGCAAGTCAAAGAAGAGATTCGGACTCTTTTTTTGCCGGCCCGCCATCGGAGGCGTTCCCATGACGACAGCTTTATCGACCCAAGACGCTCGGCCCAAACAAAAAATAAAAATTATTCTCGCCTTAGCGATCCCCGCCATGGTCGAGAATTTCCTGCAGACGATTGTCGGGTTCGTCGATACGTTGTTCGTGGCGAAGCTCGGCATCAACGAGGTCGCTGCCGTCGGAGTCACCAATGCCATCGTTGCCGTATACATCGCCATTTTCATGGCCTTGAGCGTCGGCACTTCTTCCCTGATCGCACGGAGCATCGGGGCGGGAGATTGGAGCCGAGCCAAGTCCATTGCCCGCCAATCGACCTGGATGGCCGCCGTTGTCGGTCTTGTGTTCGGCTTGGCTACGCTGATCTTCGCCGAGCCGTTGCTTCGCTTGATGGGCGCTGACGATGCTGTCGTAAGAGAAGGGGTGATTTACTTCCGCATTGTCGCCGGCCCCGCCATCTTCCTGTCTTTGATGACTGTTTTCGGCAGCATTCTGCGCGCTTCGGGTGATACCAAGACACCGATGAAAGTAGGACTATGGATCAATCTCGTCCATATCGTGCTGGACTATGTCCTGATCTTCGGCATTGCGGGCATCGCCGGATGGGGAATTGCCGGCGCAGCATGGGCCACGACCCTCGTGCGCATCCTTGGAACGGTCATGCTGTTCCTTTACATTCGAAAATCCAAGCTCTCGTTCTCTTTCCGAAAAGAGGCGACGGATGGGTCCATCCTGCCTCTCTTGAAGCTTTCGGGCCCCGCGGCGGCGGAACGGCTCATCATGCGTTTCGGGCAGGTCCTTTATTTCGGCCTGATAATAAAAATCGGTACGGATGTGTATGCGGCGCATGTCATTGCCGGAAATATTGAAATCTTCTCGTATATGCCGGGATACGGACTCGCCATCGCCGCCACGACCCTAGTCGGACAGCAGTTCGGAGCGAACCGCATCAAGGATGCGTACCAGTACGGCTGGCTTACGACGGGAATCGCCGTCGTCTTCATGTCGTTTGTCGGGCTGCTGATGTTTATTTTCTCTCCCTTTGCCGCACAGTGGTTCACGCAGGACCAATCCATAGTGGACATGATTACCGTCGCGCTGCGCATCGATGCTTTCGCACAGCCTTTTCTGGCCGTAAGCCTCGTTCTGGCGGGGGCTCTGCAAGGAATCGGGGATACAAAGAGCCCCATGTACAGCACGGCAATCGGCATGTGGTTCATTCGGGTGCTGGGCGTCTATGTCTTATGCTTCCAATGGGGAATGGGGATCGCCGGGGTCTGGTTGTCGATTGCCCTGGATCTGTTCATAAGAGCGGTGTATCTGACGGTCCGATTCAAAAAAGTCATGGGCTCTTGATTCGGCTCCTGCCGGCCGCGCGGCCGGCTCACTTCTTCTCCCCCTTCTCTCCCTTCATCCGCTCCGTCAGCTCCGCGGCATAGCGGGTCATGCGCCAGCTGATCTCGGAGCGCATCACCTCGCGGGTCATGCCGAAATGCTCCTCGTAGCCCCGGCAGTAGTAGCGGTGGTGGACGATGGAGGACGACTGCTCCTCGGCGACGATGCGGATGTTGCGGGCCTTGAGCTCGCGCCGCAGGGCGTACTGGTCCTGCATGATCCGGTTCAGCACGAGCTGTCCGGCGGCGACGTACAGCCGCCGCAGCACGTTGCCGGAATGCTCGAGCTCGGCGAGGCTCTTCTCGACCATGACGGCCATGTGCGGAAGCAGGATGAAGTCGCGGATCATGACGCGCTCCTCGGCCGTCGTCACCTTGGCCTGCGCCTGCGCATGATCCCGGTCGTACTGCTCCACATGCTCGGTCAGCAGCATCTTGGATTTCCAGCGCTCGTTTCCGTCCAGCTTGCTCATCGGTAATGCCCCCCAATTTGTTCGGCGCGCTCGCGCGCCACTCCCGCCTCCAGCAGCGACGACGCCCGCATGATGGCGTCCGAGCCGAACCGCTCCTTGATGCGGTCGATCGTCTTTTCCTTGCGGTAAGCGCGGTCCCGATCCTCGAACAGCGTCAGTTGCATGACGCTGTCGTCCGCCAGCCCCGAGACGGTCACGCTCAGCCGGCCGACCGGCAGCCCGCTCCAGTGGCGCGTGAACAGCTCCCGCACCGCGGCGGCGACCTCATGCGTCAGCGAGGTCGGCTGCCTCAGCGTCAGCTGGCGGCTGAAGCCGCCCGTGCGCTCGCCGTCGGTCTCCATCGCGGACACCGATACGACCGATCCCATGCAGCCGTGCCGCCGCATGCGCTGGCACACCTCGACGACCAGCTCGAGCAGCACGACCTCGATGTCCGCCAGGCAGCGGTACATGCGCCAGCGCAGCGCCTTGCCGTGGCCGACGGACTTGAGCGGATGGCGGATGCCGGAGACGACCGGGCTCGGATCGATGCCGCGCGCCGTCTGCCAGTAGTAGCCGGCCTGGATGTCGCTTTGCCGCCCCATCTCGAGCCGCATCCGCCGCTTGAACTCCGGGAACTCCAGCCGCGCGATGTCGCCGATCGTCTGGAGCCCCATCCGGTTGAAATGGCGGGTCATCCGCGAGGCGACCATGAACATCTGGTGCACCGGAAGCGTCCACAGCGTCGAATCCAGCGTCTCGCGGCTCAGCTCGAACACGCCCTCCGGGCTTTTCTTGGCATAGTTGTCGGTGGCCATCTTGGCCAGGATCTTGGTCGGCCCGATTCCGACCCGGGACCAGATGCCCGTCGACAGCTGGATGTGGTTCTGGATGTCGAGCGCCGTCCGCCTCGCTCCGCCGTAGTACGCCGCCGATCCCGTCACGTCGAGGAACTGCTCGTCGATGCTGTAGGGCTCGACCTGATCCGTGTACGTCTCGAAAATCTGCGTGATGAACAGCGACACCTCGATGTAGCGCTGCATCCTCGGCCGGATGACGACGAGCTCCGGACAGAGCGCCAGCGCCTCTCCGACCCGCGAGGCCGTCGTCACGCCGCGCGCCTTGGCGAGCGGGCACGCCGCCAGCACGATGCCGTTCATCCGCGACGGGTCGCCGACGGCCACGGGCTTGTCGTGATATTCGGGATGCGCCGCCTTTTCCGCCGAAGCATAGAACGACTGGCAGTCCGCCAGCAGGATCACTCTCTCCACCGGGCACACCTCCTGCTCTCTAGGGAACGGACCCTGCGGAGAGCGGGCCGCATTCCCTGCTGATGGCTGAAACGAATGTATGTTCGCGTCTTGCTCTAGACGTATTATATACCGAATGTATGTTCCCTATGCAAGGGGGAAAATAAGGAAGCTCACGCCGAACAGCCCGGAGGCCTCCGAAGAGGCTTCCGGGCTGAGCAGCGGCGATCCGACAGGAGGAGAACGCGCCTCAGAGAGTGCGGCCCCCGCAGGGTCCGAGCCGGCCGAGGCTTGCGCCGTCTGGGCGATTTGTCGGCTGCTTGCCGGGTCAATCCAGCTTGATGTCCGCGATGACGCCCGCCGGCTCGAAGCCGAGGCGGCGATAGACGCGGTTGGAGTCGGGATAGGCGAGGTCCGCGTACAGCATCGGCACGAGGCCTTGGGCGGCGATGCGGCCGGCTACGGCGGCGACGAGCGCGCCGCCGTAGCCCCGGCGCCTGCGCTCCGGGGGCGTGTACACGGCGTTGATGCGCCCGTGCCGAGGCGATGCGCCGCCGTAGCCCGCCATCGCGGACGGCTCGACGCCGTCCTCCCATGCGTAGAGCTTGTCCGCCCGGATGAGCGTGTCGGCCGTGGCCAGCTGGCCGGCGGCGTCGGCCGGCTCGCCGTATACGTCGCGGACCATGCCGGCGAGGAATTCCGCCGCGAGCTCGCGCTCGTCCGCGCGGAACAGGCGCATCCGCCCGGAGACGCCGGACGGCGGGCGCAGCGCGGGAGCCTCATAGGCTTCCATGACCATGCTGACCCGCGGCCGCCTGCCCGTGCGCGCGCCATGCCGCGCCGCGAAGCGCTCCGCCTCGTCCGGCGAGCCGGACACGCCGGGCAGAAGCGCGTCCGCCAGCGCTTCGTCCAGCTCGTCCAGCCGGCGCTCCCGCTCCTGCGGCCCGAGCTCCGGCGACAGCCAG encodes:
- a CDS encoding metal-sensing transcriptional repressor gives rise to the protein MTTADMNVEDHEQRSIRNPSHDHEHKHRKQIGNRLARIEGHVRSVKEMTLEGRDCSDVLLQIAAIRKALDSAAKLLLKDHLESCVVHAVHNGNEKKTLEDLNKAIDHYIR
- a CDS encoding DNA polymerase IV; translated protein: MERVILLADCQSFYASAEKAAHPEYHDKPVAVGDPSRMNGIVLAACPLAKARGVTTASRVGEALALCPELVVIRPRMQRYIEVSLFITQIFETYTDQVEPYSIDEQFLDVTGSAAYYGGARRTALDIQNHIQLSTGIWSRVGIGPTKILAKMATDNYAKKSPEGVFELSRETLDSTLWTLPVHQMFMVASRMTRHFNRMGLQTIGDIARLEFPEFKRRMRLEMGRQSDIQAGYYWQTARGIDPSPVVSGIRHPLKSVGHGKALRWRMYRCLADIEVVLLELVVEVCQRMRRHGCMGSVVSVSAMETDGERTGGFSRQLTLRQPTSLTHEVAAAVRELFTRHWSGLPVGRLSVTVSGLADDSVMQLTLFEDRDRAYRKEKTIDRIKERFGSDAIMRASSLLEAGVARERAEQIGGHYR
- a CDS encoding GNAT family N-acetyltransferase, whose amino-acid sequence is MRPYRPGDGTLEQEPFARQETAFNLIHAISAVPESRRLRSADGRLVFAQSPGRNGWLWLSPELGPQERERRLDELDEALADALLPGVSGSPDEAERFAARHGARTGRRPRVSMVMEAYEAPALRPPSGVSGRMRLFRADERELAAEFLAGMVRDVYGEPADAAGQLATADTLIRADKLYAWEDGVEPSAMAGYGGASPRHGRINAVYTPPERRRRGYGGALVAAVAGRIAAQGLVPMLYADLAYPDSNRVYRRLGFEPAGVIADIKLD
- a CDS encoding SH3 domain-containing protein, whose product is MSTRTTRMKLGSAAAWCGLLLALTTACVAGETNDPPPAVPSEATPAIPYEPTPDAPLLQYDNGELELPVEGATGFAPVKLALTSAADAASSPAGSLEPGTAFLILEENGEWWRVSSEDGKTGWLLHRYSFINLPDVIPSIVYDNTNTYAAKFKSSGKSLPDITDQALYPGKTYNARLSRTEYIVPVLYSMSKKIHQAQQKALAEGNSLKIYEGFRPYQVQVAVVDSLTALAARDPLVKAGINTPPWSIRWFIVNGVSNHQMGYGIDLSLVKWETRLERAYGSFAGTEIQGYEEYEMPSPIHELSRASAVFTAGVDSKSETAWKKATYSSSMSEGAMLLQRYCTEAGLTPLASEWWHFNDLQARDQVADRSSNGAFTLQFILSTPPAGGPGALS
- a CDS encoding MATE family efflux transporter, with protein sequence MTTALSTQDARPKQKIKIILALAIPAMVENFLQTIVGFVDTLFVAKLGINEVAAVGVTNAIVAVYIAIFMALSVGTSSLIARSIGAGDWSRAKSIARQSTWMAAVVGLVFGLATLIFAEPLLRLMGADDAVVREGVIYFRIVAGPAIFLSLMTVFGSILRASGDTKTPMKVGLWINLVHIVLDYVLIFGIAGIAGWGIAGAAWATTLVRILGTVMLFLYIRKSKLSFSFRKEATDGSILPLLKLSGPAAAERLIMRFGQVLYFGLIIKIGTDVYAAHVIAGNIEIFSYMPGYGLAIAATTLVGQQFGANRIKDAYQYGWLTTGIAVVFMSFVGLLMFIFSPFAAQWFTQDQSIVDMITVALRIDAFAQPFLAVSLVLAGALQGIGDTKSPMYSTAIGMWFIRVLGVYVLCFQWGMGIAGVWLSIALDLFIRAVYLTVRFKKVMGS
- a CDS encoding TraX family protein, which produces MLENGKELQVKWGSKMLVAERFRLNSTALKLIAILAMFVDHASFYLIPKGTTADIVVHSIGRLAAPIMCYLLAEGYFYTSNRRKYAKRLLWFALLSHFPFVWFFGLEWWQATSVMWSLLMGLIALSVCKNDSMHLLVKLPLLALCCLLAWTADWNFIAVLWIVAFGLFRGNQTLQMLSFAAIGTVFYIVPGLMSMGLDASFRFGIWMAIPIFYLYNGKPGKRSPLMKWGFYVFYPLHLLVLYVLYQWIWNG